One region of Quercus lobata isolate SW786 chromosome 2, ValleyOak3.0 Primary Assembly, whole genome shotgun sequence genomic DNA includes:
- the LOC115962608 gene encoding aluminum-activated malate transporter 10-like: MASEKEVSNGVEWRIKIADGSSERLVPEANPASRLLLGLKSFVVGLALKVWKFLQKAWDLGVDDPRKVIHCLKVGTALAVVSLFYYTRPLYEGVGKNAAMWAIMTVVVVFENSVGATLYKSLNRVCGTFLAGFFALGVHSVASQSGQRFEPIIVGASVFLLASAATFSRFIPSVKARFDYGAMIFILTFSLVSVSGYREDKLFELAHHRISTIIIGTSLCIIISMLICPIWAGQELYTLTTRNMDKLATSLDGCVEEYFKDSGSVVESNKECHKKLQGYKCVLISKAAEESMANFARWEPGHGPFNFRHPWQQYLKIGSSMRSCAYCLEALNGCINSENQAPEYIKKHLNNSSLKVSSNSSSVIRELEITIKTMKKSSNIHSLVGEMNSAVQELQNDLKSLPKLFNPPSIPEADTPENKKIEPISRTMVKMPLMEIVPLLTLASLLIEIATRISGIVDAVEELENLAKFKRASNDKC; the protein is encoded by the exons ATGGCTTCTGAGAAGGAAGTTAGCAATGGAGTGGAGTGGAGGATAAAGATTGCTGATGGCTCATCAGAGAGATTGGTTCCCGAGGCAAATCCTGCTAGCAGACTCTTGCTTGGTCTAAAAAGTTTTGTTGTAGGGTTGGCTTTAAAAGTGTGGAAGTTTTTGCAGAAAGCTTGGGATTTAGGTGTAGATGACCCCAGAAAAGTGATCCATTGTCTAAAGGTAGGGACGGCACTCGCTGTTGTCTCACTCTTTTACTATACGAGGCCTCTGTACGAAGGAGTTGGAAAGAATGCTGCTATGTGGGCAATCATGACAGTTGTGGTTGTATTTGAAAACTCTGTGG GTGCAACACTGTATAAAAGTTTGAACAGAGTGTGTGGAACATTTCTTGCTGGTTTTTTTGCACTTGGTGTTCATTCTGTGGCCAGTCAATCAGGACAGAGATTTGAACCCATAATAGTTGGAGCCTCAGTTTTCCTATTGG CTTCTGCAGCAACCTTCTCAAGATTCATTCCTTCGGTGAAAGCTCGGTTTGATTATGGTGCTATGATATTCATCCTTACCTTCAGTTTGGTTTCAGTATCAGGATATCGTGAGGATAAATTGTTTGAACTGGCACATCACAGAATATCCACTATTATCATTGGCACTTCATTGTGCATTATTATAAGCATGCTCATTTGTCCCATTTGGGCTGGTCAAGAGCTCTATACTCTTACCACTCGTAACATGGACAAGCTTGCTACTTCCCTAGATG GTTGTGTAGAAGAGTACTTTAAAGATAGTGGCAGTGTTGTTGAAAGTAATAAAGAATGTCATAAGAAATTGCAGGGTTACAAATGTGTATTAATTTCGAAGGCAGCAGAAGAATCTATG GCCAATTTCGCTAGATGGGAGCCAGGTCATGGCCCCTTCAACTTTAGGCACCCATGGCAACAATATCTCAAAATTGGGTCATCAATGCGTAGCTGTGCTTATTGCTTAGAGGCTCTCAATGGTTGCATTAATTCAGAAAATCAG GCCCCTGAATATATCAAGAAACATCTCAACAACAGTTCTTTGAAAGTAAGCTCCAACTCTTCGAGTGTCATAAGAGAGCTAGAAATTACCATCAAGACAATGAAAAAATCATCTAACATCCATTCCTTGGTTGGGGAAATGAATTCTGCGGTACAAGAACTCCAAAATGACTTAAAGTCACTTCCTAAGTTATTCAACCCTCCATCAATCCCAGAAGCTGATACTcctgaaaataaaaagattgagCCAATCTCCAGAACAATGGTGAAAATGCCTCTAATGGAAATTGTTCCACTCTTAACTTTAGCTTCCTTATTGATTGAAATTGCCACAAGGATTAGTGGCATTGTAGATGCTGTTGAAGAACTGGAAAATTTGGCTAAATTCAAGCGTGCAAGCAATGATAAGTGCTAA